A genomic region of Pseudopipra pipra isolate bDixPip1 chromosome W, bDixPip1.hap1, whole genome shotgun sequence contains the following coding sequences:
- the LOC135404964 gene encoding zinc finger protein 239-like gives MSVHIYLQVGEAVLKGSPAQEGSGEEKGRRSPRRRGSKAIPGCSEEERASLCREGGRSLRGSSDLVVPEQPPSREKPFRCLECGKSFRKSTHLLTHQHIHTGERPYMCGECGKSFRQRSNLHTHQRIHTGERPYTCRECGKSFNQSSNLRTHQGIHTGERPYPCMECGKSFRDSSHLIQHQHIHTGERHYTCRECGKSFSQRSTLLQHRGVHTGERPYTCWECGKSFSYSSTLHIHRRIHTGEQPYKCMECGKRFHTSSHLLLHERTHRDERPFRCTDCGKGFNRNSNLITHRRIHTGERPYKCGECGKSFAHSSALISHQHLHTGERPYKCLECGKSFTQSFKLTKHQRTHQ, from the exons atgtctgttcatatctatctccaag tgggagaggccgttttgaagggctccccggcgcaggaaggcagcggggaggaaaagggccggagatccccccgcaggaggggctccaaagccatcccagggtgctctgaggaggaaagagccagcctgtgccgggaaggtggccggagcttgagggggagctctgacctggtggtccctgagcagcctcccagcagggagaaacccttcaggtgcttggaatgtgggaagagcttcaggaagagtacccacctcctcacccaccagcacatccacactggggaacgtcccTACATGTGTGgtgaatgtgggaagagcttcaggcagaggtCCAACCTCcacacccaccagcgcatccacactggggaacggccctacacatgtagggaatgtgggaagagcttcaaccagagctccaacctccgcacccaccagggcatccacactggggaacggccctacccATGtatggaatgtgggaagagcttcagggacagctcccacctgatccaacaccagcacatccacaccggggaacggcaCTACAcctgtagggaatgtgggaagagcttcagccagagatCCACCCTCCTCCAACACCGTGGTgtgcacactggggaacggccctacacgtgttgggaatgtgggaagagcttcagttacagctccaccctccacatCCACCgacgcatccacactggggaacaacCTTACAAGTGcatggaatgtgggaagaggtttcacaccagctcacatctcctcctgcatgagcggacgcacagggatgagaggcccttccgctgcaccgactgtgggaagggtTTCAACCGCAACTccaacctcatcacccaccggcgcatccacaccggagagaggccctacaagtgtggggagtgtgggaagagcttcgcccacagctctgccctaaTCAGTCACCAGCAcctccacactggggaacggccttacaaatgcttggaatgtgggaagagcttcactcagaGCTTTAagttgaccaaacaccaacggacccaccagtaa